A window from Zingiber officinale cultivar Zhangliang chromosome 7A, Zo_v1.1, whole genome shotgun sequence encodes these proteins:
- the LOC122000879 gene encoding pentatricopeptide repeat-containing protein At1g01970-like, translating to MPCLSPILPSNIHLPSFIISISNNIKFSELPFKHFFNLDVLEYRMKLQVSKCSLQSTSIGQDGESDNCCKKESKLIWTNIGSNITEAQKKAISQLPLKMSNRCKALLKRIICFSTETDNLSLLLAVWVKAMKPRRADWLSVLKQIERMEHHLLFEVMEYALLENSFEANVRDYTKLIGLYAKQNLLENAERSFCAMKQRGFPYDQVTLTVLIHMYSKAGHFDHAKEAFEEIELLGVPVDKRAYGSMIMAYIRAEMLESAEALLKELEEQEIYPRKEVYKALLRAYSNKGNAGGAQKVFDSIQFAGIVPDSRHCALLISAYCIAGQSVKARTVLENMRLAGLEPNDRCIAVMLGVYERENDLNAALSFLIELEHDGILVAEESSLVLARWFSRLGVVGEVQQILVEFASRRDEYCATLNASTTKSGNASKTKRMMKNKTPMLPVNAIVL from the exons ATGCCCTGCCTTTCTCCAATTCTGCCTTCTAATATCCATCTTCCTAGTTTCATAATTTCTATATCCAACAACATAAAATTTTCTGAACTTCCATTTAAACATTTCTTTAATCTGGATGTCCTGGAGTATCGAATGAAATTGCAAGTGTCAAAATGTTCACTCCAGTCTACATCAATTGGCCAAGATGGTGAATCTGATAACTGCTGCAAGAAAGAATCGAAGCTTATATGGACTAACATAGGATCTAATATAACAGAAGCACAGAAGAAGGCTATTTCCCAACTTCCTTTAAAGATGTCAAACCGCTGCAAGGCCCTTTTGAAGCGTATTATCTGTTTTTCTACAGAGACAGACAATTTATCCCTCCTCTTAGCTGTTTGGGTGAAAGCCATGAAACCTAGACGGGCTGATTGGTTGTCAGTTTTGAAACAGATCGAAAGGATGGAGCATCATCTACTTTTTGAG GTAATGGAATATGCACTGCTGGAAAATTCTTTTGAAGCCAATGTACGTGATTATACCAAATTGATCGGCCTGTATGCAAAGCAGAATCTCTTAGAAAATGCTGAAAGATCATTTTGTGCCATGAAGCAAAGAGGGTTCCCTTATGATCAGGTCACACTTACAGTCCTTATTCACATGTACAGCAAGGCTGGACATTTTGATCATGCCAAGGAAGCATTTGAAGAGATCGAACTACTTGGTGTACCTGTTGACAAACGAGCTTATGGCTCGATGATAATGGCTTATATCAGGGCTGAAATGCTTGAGAGTGCAGAAGCTTTATTGAAAGAACTGGAGGAACAAGAAATCTATCCACGAAAAGAAGTTTACAAGGCGCTACTTAGAGCTTATTCCAATAAAGGCAATGCTGGTGGGGCTCAAAAGGTTTTCGACTCAATACAGTTTGCTGGAATAGTTCCTGACAGTAGGCACTGTGCTCTACTCATAAGTGCCTACTGCATTGCTGGGCAGAGTGTAAAAGCGCGCACTGTATTGGAGAACATGAGACTTGCAGGCCTTGAACCCAATGACCGATGCATTGCCGTGATGCTGGGTGTTTATGAAAGGGAGAATGACTTGAATGCAGCACTCTCTTTTCTGATAGAACTGGAGCACGATGGCATTCTGGTTGCTGAAGAATCATCTCTAGTCTTGGCCAGGTGGTTTAGTAGGCTCGGAGTGGTGGGTGAGGTGCAGCAGATTTTGGTGGAGTTTGCTTCAAGAAGAGATGAATATTGCGCAACTCTTAATGCTTCAACAACAAAGAGTGGTAATGCTTCAAAAACCAAGAGAATGATGAAAAACAAGACTCCCATGTTACCAGTAAATGCTATTGTGTTATAG
- the LOC122000881 gene encoding paladin-like, which yields MPASAEQVMNYRGGSVLGKKTILKSDHFPGCQNRSLKPQIDGAPNYRQAGSLHVHGVAIPTIDGIQNVLDHIGARKQTKQKRVLWHNLREEPVIYINNRPFVLRDVENPFSNLEYTGINRVRLEQMEFRLKEDILVEAARYGNKILVTDELPDGQMVDQWEPVMPNSIKTPLEVYEELQKEGYLVDYERIPITDEKSPKEGDFDDLVHSMSQVSLDTEILFNCQMGRGRTTTGMVIATLVYLNRIGASGISRSTSIGKIFASGSDVTDRGQSSEDAKRGEYAVIRSLIRVLEGGAEAKKQVDKVIDMCDSMQNLRDAIATYGNKIFRQPDEMKREALLSFFVEYLERYYFLICFAVFIHTQRAAVLSISSDQMSFSEWMKARPELYSILRRLLRRDPMGALGYSISRPSLNNIAVSTDGCPYEMGMVAAMRNGEVLGSQTVLKSDHCPGCQNLSLHERVDGAPNFRQVPGFPVYGVANPTVDGIRAVIQQIRSNGGYSVFWHNMREEPVIYINGKPFVLREVERPYKNMLEYTGIDCERVERMEARLKEDILREAECYGGAIMVIHETDDGQIFDAWEHIDAESIHTPLEVFKCLEFEGPIQYARVPITDGKAPKSSDFDRIASNIASAPKDTSFVFNCQMGRGRTTTGTVIACLVKLRIDHGKPMKMQRDDGCNEQLDADCSSGEETIGENGSPISTFLKSMDGREPHHKFGIDNILLLRKITRLFDNGIECREALDAIIDRCSALQNIRQAVLQYRKVINQQHVEPRVKRVALNRSAEYLERYFKLIAFSAYLGSEAFDGFCGQGITKTLFKTWLHKRPEIQTMKWSIRLRPGRFLPTPEEPKALFGSMHGDVVMDAIVKSRNGSVLGKGSILKMYFFPGQKTSSWKQFKGTPNVYKVDAYPVYSMATPTVDGAREVLSYLGAKDLSATTRSQKVIIIDLREEAVVYINGSPFVLRELDRPVDTLKHVGISGSLVEHMEARMKEDIFTEVKQSGGQMLLHREDYNPASKRTSVIGYWENISLEYVKTPAEVFAALIDEGYRIEYKRIPLTSEREALAVDVDAMQYCKDEFARYYLFISHTGYGGVSYAMAITCLGLSADKKFATEQTVETHFVSTSPIGTLHFQPYGVDALKQGDYRDILSLTRVLVHGPQSKHEVDNIINRCAGAGHLRDDILHYKRELDECPSDDDEHRSYLMDMGIKALRRYFFLITFRSYLYCTCPTEASFSTWMEMRPELRHLCDNLKLE from the exons ATGCCGGCTTCCGCGGAGCAGGTTATGAACTACCGCGGAGGTTCCGTCCTCGGGAAGAAGACCATCCTCAAGAGCGACCACTTCCCCGGATGCCAGAACAGGAGCTTGAAACCCCAGATAGACGGAGCCCCAAATTATCGCCAG GCTGGTTCCTTGCATGTGCATGGAGTTGCAATACCGACAATAGATGGGATACAGAATGTGCTTGATCATATTGGGGCAAGAAAGCAAACCAAGCAAAAAAGAGTACTTTGGCACAATCTCCGAGAAGAGCCT GTGATCTACATCAATAACCGTCCCTTTGTTCTACGAGATGTTGAGAACCCTTTCTCCAATCTTGAGTACACG GGAATCAACAGAGTGAGACTTGAGCAAATGGAATTTCGGCTCAAAGAAGACATTTTGGTGGAAGCTGCTAG GTATGGGAATAAAATCCTTGTTACTGATGAACTTCCAGATGGTCAGATGGTGGACCAATGGGAGCCGGTGATGCCTAACTCTATTAAAACACCTCTGGAG gtttatgaGGAGCTACAGAAAGAaggatatcttgttgattatgagCGTATCCCTATTACGGATGAAAAGTCCCCTAAAGAAGGAGATTTTGATGATTTG GTACATAGTATGTCTCAAGTCAGTTTAGATACAGAAATACTTTTCAACTGTCAGATGGGGCGAGGACGAACAACGACTGGTATGGTGATAGCCACTTTGGTATATCTTAACCGAATTGGAGCATCAG GTATTTCACGGTCTACTTCTATTGGAAAAATATTTGCTTCTGGTTCTGATGTCACTGACCGTGGCCAGAGCTCTGAAGATGCAAAAAGAGGTGAATATGCTGTAATTAGAAGTCTAATTCGTGTTCTAGAG GGTGGTGCAGAAGCCAAGAAACAAGTGGATAAAGTCATTGACATGTGTGATTCTATGCAG AACCTAAGAGATGCAATTGCTACCTATGGGAATAAAATTTTTCGCCAGCCAGATGAAATGAAGCGGGAGGCATTACTTTCTTTTTTTGTTGAGTATTTGGAGCGCTACTACTTTCTCATCTGCTTTGCTGTGTTCATCCACACACAGAGAGCTGCTGTTCTTTCCATTTCATCCGATCAAATGAGTTTTTCTGAGTGGATGAAAGCTAGGCCTGAACTCTATAGCATACTTCGCAG ATTGCTAAGGAGAGATCCAATGGGTGCCCTTGGGTACTCAATTTCGAGGCCTTCTTTAAATAACATTGCTGTATCTACTGATGGTTGTCCTTACGAAATGGGTATGGTTGCTGCTATGAGGAATGGAGAAGTTCTGGGAAGTCAAACAGTCTTGAAAAGTGACCACTGCCCTGGGTGTCAGAATCTTAGTTTGCATGAAAGAGTGGATGGTGCACCTAATTTTCGTCAAGTTCCAGGGTTTCCAGTTTATGGTGTCGCAAACCCAACAGTCGATGGTATTCGAGCTGTGATTCAGCAAATTAGAAGTAATGGTGGATACTCTGTTTTCTGGCACAATATGAGAGAAGAACCTGTTATATATATTAATGGGAAACCCTTTGTGTTGCGTGAGGTGGAAAGGCCATACAAAAACATGCTTGAATACACG GGGATTGACTGTGAGAGAGTTGAGAGAATGGAAGCTCGATTAAAAGAGGATATTCTTCGGGAGGCAGAATGTTATGGAGGTGCAATAATGGTAATTCATGAGACAGATGACGGACAAATATTTGATGCGTGGGAACATATAGATGCTGAATCTATTCACACTCCATTAGAGGTCTTCAAATGTCTAGAATTTGAAGGTCCAATTCAATATGCACGTGTTCCTATTACTGATGGTAAAGCTCCTAAAAGTTCAGATTTTGACAGAATAGCATCAAATATTGCTTCAGCCCCCAAGGACACTTCTTTTGTGTTCAATTGCCAG ATGGGCCGTGGCCGGACAACTACAGGCACTGTGATTGCTTGTCTTGTCAAGCTTCGGATTGATCATGGAAAACCTATGAAGATGCAGCGGGATGATGGTTGCAATGAACAACTGGATGCTGATTGCTCTAGTGGTGAAGAAACCATTGGTGAAAATGGTTCACCAATTTCAACTTTTCTAAAATCTATGGATGGACGTGAACCACACCACAAATTTGGCATTGATAACATCCTTCTACTAAGGAAGATAACAAGACTCTTTGACAATGGGATTGAATGCAGGGAAGCTTTGGATGCTATCATCGACAGATGTTCAGCTTTACAGAACATACGTCAAGCAGTTCTTCAATACAGAAAGGTGATCAATCAACAGCATGTGGAGCCAAGAGTAAAGAGGGTTGCTTTAAATCGAAGTGCTGAATATTTGGAACGGTACTTCAAATTAATCGCTTTCTCAGCATATCTTGGAAGTGAAGCTTTTGATGGTTTTTGTGGGCAAGGAATAACTAAAACTTTGTTCAAAACATGGCTGCACAAGAGGCCTGAGATTCAAACCATGAAATGGAGCATAAGATTACGCCCTGGACGATTTCTCCCTACCCCT GAAGAACCAAAAGCACTGTTTGGGTCTATGCATGGTGATGTAGTGATGGATGCGATAGTCAAGTCACGCAATGGGTCTGTCTTGGGCAAAGGTTCCATACTGAAAATGTATTTTTTCCCTGGACAGAAAACCTCAAGTTGGAAGCAGTTTAAGGGCACACCTAACGTATATAAG GTAGATGCTTATCCTGTGTACAGTATGGCAACTCCAACAGTTGATGGTGCGAGAGAAGTTCTGTCATACTTAGGTGCTAAAGATCTTTCTGCAACAACTCGTTCCCAAAAGGTCATCATTATAGATCTGAGAGAGGAAGCTGTTGTATATATCAATGGTTCACCTTTTGTTCTTAGGGAACTTGATCGCCCTGTTGATACACTAAAACATGTCGGAATTTCTGGTTCATTG GTGGAACACATGGAGGCAAGGATGAAAGAAGATATATTTACTGAGGTGAAACAGTCTGGTGGTCAGATGCTTCTTCATCGAGAAGACTATAACCCAGCTTCAAAAAGGACAAGTGTGATTGGTTATTGGGAAAACATTTCATTAGAATATGTTAAGACCCCTGCAGAAGTGTTTGCAGCACTGATAGATGAAGGCTACAGAATTGAATATAAAAGGATCCCTCTTACAAGTGAAAGAGAAGCATTAGCTGTGGATGTTGATGCCATGCAATATTGTAAAGACGA ATTTGCTAGGTATTACCTTTTCATTTCACATACTGGATATGGAGGGGTTTCATATGCAATGGCTATCACATGTCTTGGGCTTAGTGCTGACAAGAAATTTGCTACAGAACAGACAGTTGAGACACATTTTGTATCAACTTCACCCATTGGCACCTTGCATTTTCAGCCATATGGCGTAGATGCATTAAAACAGGGTGACTACCGTGACATTTTAAGCCTTACTAGAGTTTTGGTCCATGGACCACAAAGCAAGCATGAAGTTGAcaatatcatcaatag GTGTGCTGGTGCTGGGCATCTGCGAGATGACATATTGCATTATAAGAGAGAACTTGATGAGTGTCCGAGTGATGATGATGAGCATAGATCCTACCTCATGGATATGGGGATTAAAGCTTTGAG gCGATATTTTTTTCTGATCACTTTCAGGTCTTATCTTTACTGCACTTGTCCCACCGAAGCAAGCTTTTCGACATGGATGGAGATGAGACCTGAGCTCAGACATCTTTGTGACAACCTGAAACTGGAGTAG